One region of Cellvibrio zantedeschiae genomic DNA includes:
- a CDS encoding TIGR02449 family protein, which translates to MSDELLLSLETKLDRLILLTSRLQQENAELKARESAWQQERVRLIEKNELARSRVEAMITHLKSLDTE; encoded by the coding sequence ATGTCTGACGAACTCTTACTCTCTTTAGAAACCAAGCTCGACCGCTTGATTCTGCTCACCAGCCGGTTGCAGCAGGAAAATGCCGAGTTAAAAGCGCGTGAAAGCGCCTGGCAGCAAGAGCGTGTGCGCTTGATTGAAAAGAATGAGCTTGCGCGCAGCCGCGTGGAAGCCATGATCACGCACCTGAAAAGTCTAGATACTGAATAA
- a CDS encoding DUF2971 domain-containing protein — protein sequence MENKQDVCFSDDATWMSHRNDSHFLKRTGNTNEMGALPFGYFSLGKQRKVTRQGANSKSILKFQQLLICIKTMLNDKVGWNKAMEVELKNQKPNILYHYCSTPTFRSIIETRSIYLSLLSLSNDDTEGKIITKTIKDFGTEQNISSEKSDFLVKLFEVFEIQFRSLGFCLSGHDDLLSQWREYGNGGKGVAIGFSLDYLQKISTDILNVDPKSLFFTEVFYEDNVQNEIRPLIEKLYRLLTDEIINGFNHSATHDLRDMDNSDLSKLFNSDEQKKFLFLSLYLIQKIHSIKSSCFYQEKEWRLFDYLYLPSINTKIKYKERNDVLTPYRVFNLPYLEAGIFQEIVLGPNHPTPIDIIKDFLRDNGFIDVEVRKSTIPYRNRN from the coding sequence GTGGAAAACAAACAGGATGTTTGTTTTAGTGACGATGCGACATGGATGTCGCACCGGAACGACAGCCATTTTCTGAAGCGCACAGGAAACACGAACGAGATGGGTGCCCTTCCTTTTGGTTACTTTTCGTTGGGCAAGCAACGAAAAGTGACTCGCCAAGGGGCGAATTCTAAGTCTATTTTAAAGTTCCAACAATTGCTAATATGCATAAAAACTATGCTTAACGATAAAGTCGGATGGAACAAAGCAATGGAAGTAGAACTAAAAAATCAAAAGCCTAACATCCTGTATCATTATTGCAGCACACCTACATTTCGTTCCATTATTGAAACTAGATCTATCTATCTTTCGCTTCTTTCTCTATCAAATGATGATACGGAGGGTAAGATAATTACCAAAACAATAAAAGATTTTGGTACCGAACAGAACATATCTTCGGAGAAGAGTGATTTTTTAGTAAAACTGTTTGAAGTATTTGAAATTCAATTTAGAAGTTTAGGATTTTGCCTTTCAGGACATGACGATTTATTAAGTCAATGGAGAGAATATGGCAACGGTGGAAAAGGAGTAGCCATAGGCTTTTCACTAGACTATCTACAAAAAATATCCACTGATATTCTAAATGTAGATCCAAAAAGCTTATTTTTTACAGAAGTTTTCTATGAAGATAACGTCCAAAATGAAATTCGCCCTCTAATTGAAAAGTTATATCGTTTGCTAACAGATGAAATCATCAATGGTTTTAATCATAGTGCTACTCACGATTTACGTGATATGGACAACTCAGATTTATCTAAACTTTTTAATTCAGATGAACAAAAAAAATTCTTATTTTTATCACTATATTTAATACAAAAAATACATTCCATAAAGTCTTCTTGTTTTTATCAAGAAAAAGAATGGCGATTATTTGATTATTTATATCTACCTTCGATAAACACAAAAATTAAATATAAAGAAAGAAACGACGTCTTAACACCATACCGCGTTTTTAACCTTCCTTATTTAGAAGCTGGAATATTTCAAGAAATTGTATTAGGGCCCAACCACCCAACACCGATTGACATTATTAAAGATTTTTTGCGTGATAATGGATTTATAGATGTTGAAGTAAGGAAATCTACAATACCTTACCGTAATCGCAACTAA
- a CDS encoding cell division protein ZapA codes for MANETVFVKILDKEYQVACPREERQALMESAQLLDERMKAIRGSGAVIGLERIAVMAALNLSHELLQAKSDSPAPVGVATDKADLQRLSDKIERVLAGN; via the coding sequence GTGGCTAACGAAACTGTTTTTGTAAAAATCCTCGATAAAGAATATCAAGTCGCCTGCCCACGCGAAGAACGCCAGGCACTTATGGAGTCTGCCCAACTGCTGGACGAGCGCATGAAAGCGATTCGCGGTTCAGGTGCAGTGATAGGTTTGGAGCGTATCGCAGTTATGGCCGCACTGAATTTAAGCCATGAACTCTTGCAAGCTAAATCTGATAGCCCAGCACCTGTTGGCGTGGCGACTGACAAAGCCGACCTGCAGCGTTTAAGCGATAAAATTGAACGAGTGCTAGCGGGTAACTAA
- a CDS encoding alpha/beta fold hydrolase, whose translation MNISLKRLAVPVIVILLLAACAQFFLLRDASAASSPGELIDIGDIKIYVEQHGKKDDKAVPIIFLHGGLGSARSWGHQVNYFSKNYPVITPESRGQGRSTDNDATLTYHLMAEDMVRLMDKLKIPSAYIVGWSDGGNIGIDMAIHHPSRVKKVVAYGANINPAGLQNHFLDYLRTVTPEKMQRDSGGDFLALSAHPEKLPIIVEKIRKMWLTEPQFTPAQLAGITTPILIMDGQQEELIRPDHAPEIAAAIPNAKLVMLPDVGHYATFKTAKLWNETVESFLKSN comes from the coding sequence ATGAATATTTCCCTAAAACGTTTGGCTGTGCCCGTGATTGTGATTTTGCTGTTGGCAGCTTGCGCGCAATTTTTTCTGTTGCGCGATGCTAGCGCCGCAAGTTCACCAGGCGAATTAATTGATATTGGCGATATAAAAATATACGTAGAGCAGCATGGTAAAAAAGATGACAAAGCTGTGCCGATTATTTTTTTGCACGGCGGTTTGGGTAGTGCTCGTTCGTGGGGGCATCAGGTCAATTATTTTTCAAAAAATTATCCTGTGATTACACCGGAAAGTCGCGGGCAAGGGCGCTCTACAGATAATGATGCAACCTTGACCTATCACTTGATGGCAGAAGATATGGTGCGCTTGATGGATAAATTAAAAATACCGTCGGCTTATATTGTAGGTTGGAGTGATGGTGGGAATATCGGCATTGATATGGCGATTCATCATCCGTCACGCGTAAAAAAAGTGGTAGCTTACGGTGCTAATATTAATCCTGCGGGTTTGCAAAATCATTTTCTGGATTACTTGCGCACAGTCACGCCGGAAAAAATGCAGCGCGATAGCGGCGGTGATTTTTTGGCCTTATCTGCCCATCCTGAAAAATTGCCGATTATTGTCGAAAAAATTAGAAAGATGTGGTTGACCGAACCGCAATTCACGCCTGCGCAGCTAGCGGGAATTACAACCCCAATTTTGATCATGGATGGTCAACAAGAAGAATTAATTCGCCCGGATCACGCACCGGAAATTGCTGCAGCAATTCCAAATGCCAAACTGGTGATGTTACCGGATGTTGGTCACTACGCGACTTTTAAAACGGCGAAGCTTTGGAATGAAACGGTGGAGAGTTTTTTAAAATCGAATTAG
- a CDS encoding family 20 glycosylhydrolase, whose product MKSTLGMALLCTSLVSAMSFAQAPKSLTQQELTQFGQKTELRLGVITNFGREGMQAHLVLNNHSSVALPAGEGNWRIYFHSVRNIHAKEVGGLRLKRINGDLNEIAPTKDFAGLAAGASLEFLYGSGEWAVSYTDFMPRAFIAQQDLTPVIFANTDTEDLPRFVDAFEKPEQQQRFGGNGKSDLYPVATAASRYQDNLALNQVNAKAQLIIPTPKSLKLGKGSIKLDNTWQIRYAGRLTQEALYLQQQLKAAGLSLDSQPDNVPATGNIILLGVDETANVQPKDSVKFSEESYQLSVDTNKITLNGADNTGTFYAIQSLLSLLPAGTANQFEIPKLSVADSPRFSWRGMHYDMGRNFHGKAVTLRLIEQMGRYKLNKLHLHLTEDEGWRIQIPGLPELTDVGGARCFDLTETQCVLTQLGTGPSKSGSGNGYYTREDFVEILKFAAARHIDVIPEIDMPGHARAAIKSMQARYKKLLAAGQKEAAEQYLLSDPADKSQYMSVQNYTDNAINVCLPSTYAFAEKVIYELQQMYRTAGLKLTTFHMGGDEVGKGAWEQSPACRALFAKGEKGVTGVADLKPYFVSKIADITHSRGLNLAGWEDGLMYDTTNTFNRKQFANDKVFANAWDNIWEWGVADRAYRLANAGYQVILSPGSHLYFDHPYEANSEERGYYWATRYSDTAKVFGFMPDNYYANADKTREGVPITNLEALIGRELPKLRKPENLAGIQGQLWSETVRTPEQLEQMIYPRVIALAERAWHKADWEADKPNTQARLQEWANFSAALVAKDLPKMAAAGSSFYLPPPGAIIQNGQLLVNTGYAGLGADYSLDQGATWQAYTAPVAVSIKSVQVRSRVGDHYSRVTKTE is encoded by the coding sequence ATGAAATCAACCCTCGGCATGGCTCTGCTATGCACATCTTTAGTCAGCGCTATGAGCTTTGCCCAGGCTCCCAAAAGCCTGACTCAGCAGGAATTAACCCAATTTGGCCAAAAAACCGAACTTCGGCTTGGGGTAATTACCAATTTTGGTCGCGAGGGTATGCAGGCGCATTTGGTTCTGAACAACCATTCTTCTGTGGCTTTGCCAGCGGGCGAGGGTAATTGGCGAATTTATTTCCACTCGGTGCGCAACATCCATGCGAAGGAAGTTGGTGGCCTGCGTCTTAAACGCATTAATGGCGATTTGAACGAAATTGCGCCTACCAAGGATTTTGCGGGTTTGGCAGCGGGTGCCAGTCTGGAGTTTTTATATGGTTCGGGTGAATGGGCGGTCAGTTACACCGACTTTATGCCCCGTGCCTTTATTGCCCAACAGGATCTGACGCCAGTAATTTTTGCCAATACGGATACCGAAGATCTGCCCCGTTTTGTCGATGCCTTTGAGAAACCGGAGCAGCAACAGCGTTTTGGTGGCAATGGCAAAAGCGATCTCTATCCCGTAGCGACTGCGGCTTCGCGCTATCAGGATAATCTTGCATTAAACCAGGTAAACGCTAAGGCGCAGCTCATTATTCCCACCCCAAAATCGCTTAAGTTGGGTAAAGGCAGTATTAAGCTCGATAACACTTGGCAGATCCGTTATGCCGGTCGTTTAACCCAAGAGGCGCTCTATCTCCAGCAGCAGTTAAAAGCTGCTGGTCTTAGTCTCGATTCCCAACCAGATAATGTCCCTGCAACAGGAAATATTATTTTATTAGGCGTTGATGAAACTGCAAATGTCCAACCGAAAGATAGCGTCAAGTTCAGTGAAGAAAGTTACCAATTATCAGTAGATACCAACAAAATTACGCTAAACGGGGCTGATAACACCGGTACTTTCTATGCTATTCAAAGCTTGTTGAGCCTGCTACCTGCGGGTACAGCAAATCAGTTTGAAATTCCCAAGCTCAGTGTTGCGGATAGCCCACGTTTTAGCTGGCGTGGTATGCACTATGACATGGGCCGCAACTTTCACGGCAAGGCAGTTACCCTGCGGTTGATTGAGCAAATGGGCCGCTACAAACTCAATAAGTTGCATTTGCATTTGACGGAAGACGAGGGCTGGCGCATTCAGATTCCGGGTTTACCAGAATTGACTGACGTAGGCGGAGCGCGTTGTTTCGATCTAACGGAAACCCAATGTGTGCTCACCCAATTAGGCACCGGGCCAAGCAAATCGGGTTCTGGCAATGGCTATTACACCCGTGAGGATTTTGTAGAAATCCTTAAATTCGCGGCTGCTCGCCATATTGATGTTATTCCCGAAATTGATATGCCTGGCCACGCGCGTGCGGCAATCAAATCCATGCAAGCGCGCTACAAAAAACTGCTCGCGGCTGGCCAAAAAGAAGCTGCCGAACAGTATTTGCTGAGTGATCCGGCGGATAAGTCGCAATATATGAGCGTACAAAATTACACGGATAACGCCATTAACGTTTGCTTGCCATCAACCTATGCCTTTGCTGAAAAAGTAATTTACGAGCTACAGCAAATGTACCGCACTGCGGGTTTGAAATTGACTACCTTCCACATGGGTGGCGATGAAGTTGGAAAAGGCGCCTGGGAGCAATCGCCCGCCTGTAGAGCGCTCTTCGCAAAAGGCGAAAAAGGCGTTACTGGCGTGGCGGATTTGAAGCCTTATTTTGTGAGTAAAATTGCCGATATCACCCATTCGCGCGGCCTGAATTTGGCCGGTTGGGAAGATGGTTTGATGTACGACACCACCAACACCTTTAACCGCAAACAATTCGCCAATGACAAAGTTTTCGCCAACGCCTGGGACAATATTTGGGAGTGGGGCGTTGCCGACCGCGCTTATCGCTTGGCGAACGCGGGCTATCAGGTGATTTTGTCGCCCGGCTCGCACCTGTATTTCGATCACCCTTATGAAGCCAACTCAGAGGAGCGCGGCTACTACTGGGCGACCCGTTATTCAGATACCGCCAAGGTGTTTGGTTTCATGCCAGACAACTATTACGCCAACGCCGATAAAACTCGTGAAGGCGTGCCCATTACCAATCTGGAAGCCTTAATTGGACGTGAGTTGCCCAAGCTTCGCAAACCCGAAAATCTGGCGGGGATTCAGGGGCAGCTCTGGAGTGAAACGGTTCGTACACCGGAGCAGTTGGAACAAATGATTTATCCGCGTGTGATTGCTCTGGCGGAGCGCGCGTGGCACAAGGCGGATTGGGAAGCGGATAAGCCAAATACCCAGGCGCGCTTGCAAGAATGGGCAAATTTTTCTGCGGCTCTCGTCGCCAAAGATTTGCCCAAAATGGCTGCCGCAGGTTCTTCGTTTTATTTGCCTCCACCTGGGGCCATCATCCAAAACGGGCAACTTTTAGTTAACACGGGTTACGCTGGATTGGGAGCAGACTACAGCTTGGATCAAGGCGCGACATGGCAAGCTTATACGGCTCCGGTCGCGGTAAGCATCAAATCGGTGCAGGTGCGCAGTCGCGTGGGTGATCATTACAGCCGTGTGACAAAAACAGAATAA
- a CDS encoding VOC family protein, translating to MDTKLSEIGQIAITVSDVEKALAFYRDILGLEFLFSAGPNLAFLKAGNIRIMLSTPQGAGSVGANSTLYFKAENVEAVYADKVARGAVSERAPQLAAKMPDHELWIGFLRDPDGNLVGLMEEKR from the coding sequence GTGGACACAAAACTATCCGAAATTGGGCAAATTGCCATTACCGTGAGCGATGTAGAAAAAGCCTTGGCGTTCTACCGCGATATCCTCGGGCTGGAGTTTCTATTTAGCGCAGGCCCAAACCTCGCATTTCTAAAAGCAGGCAACATCCGCATTATGCTGAGCACACCCCAAGGGGCAGGCTCAGTTGGCGCAAATTCAACGCTTTATTTTAAAGCCGAAAATGTGGAAGCTGTTTACGCCGATAAAGTCGCGCGTGGAGCAGTAAGTGAACGAGCGCCGCAGCTGGCAGCGAAAATGCCTGACCACGAACTCTGGATTGGTTTTTTGCGCGACCCCGATGGAAATTTAGTCGGGCTGATGGAAGAAAAGCGCTAA
- a CDS encoding pectate lyase: MKKLKALLIKIICCSALLSGCNFSFAESASKASVLSTMKKSTHFMMDKVSYQGGFVWSYLPDFSRQWGELEARRSMIWLQPPGTATVGHVLLDAYHATKDEYYYRAAEQVASAIMRAQLPSGGWNYVADFSGEDSLREWYSTVGKNAWRLEEFQYYSNNATFDDGGTMEAATFLLRLYLEKHNKKYRPALTKAIDFVLQSQYPIGGWPQRYPLSKSQPHKGVANYASFITFNDDVADKNLEFLLMCYQSLGETRVLGAIERGMNAYVLLQLKQPQPGWALQYNADLLPDGARSFEPKSVSTSTTLDNIYQLLKFYKLTGDKKFIARIPEALDWLETKKLPPEAIKNNRTYAGNVELGTGRFLFTHRRGSNVVNGEYYADYNPEKTLAHYGSARHIEIDALGAAYADVLGLSSDELAKQSPFKSLKRIPLPAYFSFKQGNNSDLNLRGRNSMDSERHLQEILTTLNSQGYWSTTLVMTSNPYRGEPPATGLSKDTRYAETMVGDEWDTSPYISEAPVEGISTGVYVKNMGALIRYLIDNKNL; encoded by the coding sequence ATGAAAAAATTGAAAGCATTACTCATAAAAATTATTTGTTGTTCTGCTCTATTGAGTGGATGCAACTTTTCCTTTGCAGAATCAGCCAGCAAAGCATCCGTTCTATCCACCATGAAAAAATCCACTCATTTTATGATGGATAAAGTGAGTTATCAGGGTGGCTTCGTTTGGTCATATCTTCCTGATTTCTCCCGCCAATGGGGTGAACTTGAAGCGCGTCGCTCAATGATTTGGTTGCAGCCGCCCGGTACAGCAACAGTTGGTCATGTGCTATTAGATGCATATCACGCAACAAAGGACGAATATTATTATCGCGCAGCTGAACAAGTTGCTTCAGCAATTATGCGTGCACAATTACCCAGTGGTGGTTGGAATTATGTAGCTGATTTTTCTGGTGAAGATTCGCTGCGTGAGTGGTATAGCACTGTGGGGAAAAACGCCTGGCGCCTGGAGGAGTTCCAGTATTATTCCAATAACGCCACTTTTGATGATGGTGGCACTATGGAAGCTGCTACCTTTTTGTTGCGGCTTTATCTTGAGAAGCATAATAAAAAATATCGACCTGCACTAACCAAGGCAATTGATTTTGTATTGCAAAGCCAATACCCGATTGGTGGATGGCCGCAGCGTTATCCGCTGAGTAAATCGCAGCCACATAAAGGTGTGGCGAATTACGCTTCTTTTATTACCTTTAATGACGATGTTGCCGATAAAAATCTGGAATTTTTATTGATGTGCTATCAGTCGCTTGGCGAAACACGTGTGCTTGGTGCTATAGAGCGTGGAATGAATGCCTATGTTCTCTTGCAATTAAAACAACCGCAACCCGGTTGGGCATTGCAATATAACGCGGATTTGTTGCCTGATGGCGCTCGTTCATTTGAACCAAAATCTGTTTCAACGAGCACAACCCTAGATAATATTTACCAGCTACTAAAATTTTATAAGTTAACCGGTGATAAGAAATTTATTGCGCGAATTCCAGAGGCACTGGATTGGCTGGAAACGAAAAAACTGCCGCCAGAGGCGATAAAAAATAACCGTACTTATGCAGGTAATGTGGAGCTTGGTACCGGCCGTTTTTTATTTACCCACAGGCGTGGCTCTAATGTAGTGAATGGCGAATATTATGCGGATTACAACCCGGAAAAAACGCTGGCGCATTATGGTTCTGCTCGTCACATTGAAATAGATGCGTTGGGTGCAGCTTATGCAGATGTCCTGGGTTTATCGTCCGATGAGCTCGCCAAACAGTCGCCATTTAAATCCCTCAAACGCATTCCTCTGCCAGCTTATTTTAGTTTTAAACAGGGAAATAATTCCGATCTTAATTTGCGCGGCAGAAATTCCATGGACAGCGAGCGACACTTGCAAGAAATTCTTACTACACTTAATTCTCAAGGTTATTGGTCAACGACTTTAGTGATGACCAGCAATCCCTACAGAGGCGAGCCACCGGCAACGGGCTTATCGAAGGATACACGCTATGCTGAAACTATGGTGGGTGACGAGTGGGATACCTCGCCTTATATTTCTGAAGCGCCGGTGGAAGGTATTTCAACCGGTGTTTATGTGAAAAATATGGGTGCCTTGATTCGTTATTTAATAGACAATAAAAATCTGTAA
- a CDS encoding UPF0149 family protein: MHRDSILFLFIERLLALMTEQSLSTETSIFNFDDFCNLIAPLGAINSPSELHGLLCGKFSGGAELSEIRWLLDAVEFLDFTQAPDERVREALTNLYHSSLQQLRDGFGLTLLLPDDDTDLSQRTATLGQWCYGFLTGFGSAGKTDRVLTEEAEDGLRDLAAISQIAIEDGDESDEADYMEVTEYVRQLAASLFLEYGAQTNKASSDAIAAPASDQIH, encoded by the coding sequence ATGCATCGTGATAGCATTCTCTTTCTATTTATTGAACGGCTTTTAGCACTCATGACTGAACAATCGCTCTCCACTGAAACCTCTATTTTTAACTTCGACGACTTCTGCAACTTGATCGCGCCACTTGGCGCTATTAATAGTCCCTCTGAATTACATGGTTTGCTCTGTGGCAAATTTAGCGGTGGCGCCGAATTGAGCGAAATTCGCTGGCTGCTGGATGCCGTAGAGTTTTTGGATTTTACCCAAGCCCCTGATGAGCGCGTTCGCGAAGCCTTAACGAATCTCTACCACTCCAGCTTGCAACAGTTGCGTGATGGTTTTGGCCTGACACTCTTATTGCCTGATGACGATACGGATCTTAGCCAGCGTACAGCTACACTGGGTCAATGGTGTTACGGATTTTTAACCGGCTTTGGTTCCGCAGGAAAAACTGATCGCGTATTAACAGAAGAAGCCGAAGACGGTTTGCGTGATCTCGCCGCCATTTCGCAAATTGCGATTGAAGATGGTGATGAATCCGACGAAGCAGATTATATGGAAGTGACTGAATACGTCCGTCAGCTCGCCGCCTCCTTGTTTTTGGAATACGGGGCACAAACTAATAAAGCATCCAGTGACGCTATAGCTGCACCGGCGTCTGATCAGATTCATTAA
- a CDS encoding 5-formyltetrahydrofolate cyclo-ligase: MTTPDPRQALRKELRARRNALNPTQQEAAAAWALRHLMKSPKFLRAQHVALYIAADGELNPHPVAEQLWKMGKHCYLPVLHPRIEGQLWFVEYTPTTELKPNRFGIPEPDHRLERKFAANLLDVVLLPLVGFDRKGGRLGMGGGFYDRTFAFHKGKQTKPYLLGMAHACQEVDSLEMADWDIPLFGIVTDKELILAGKK, from the coding sequence ATGACGACTCCTGATCCCCGACAGGCCTTGCGCAAAGAACTGCGTGCGCGGCGCAACGCTTTGAATCCAACGCAACAAGAAGCAGCAGCGGCCTGGGCTTTGCGCCATTTAATGAAGTCGCCAAAGTTTTTACGCGCCCAGCATGTCGCCTTATATATAGCGGCTGACGGCGAGTTGAATCCGCATCCTGTAGCAGAGCAGCTCTGGAAGATGGGCAAGCATTGTTACCTGCCGGTTTTGCATCCACGGATTGAAGGCCAGCTTTGGTTTGTGGAGTACACCCCCACTACCGAACTCAAACCTAATCGCTTTGGCATTCCCGAACCTGACCATCGCCTTGAGCGGAAATTTGCGGCTAACTTATTGGATGTCGTGCTTTTGCCTTTGGTCGGGTTTGACCGCAAAGGTGGTCGCCTGGGTATGGGCGGTGGTTTTTATGACAGGACTTTTGCGTTTCATAAAGGAAAGCAGACTAAACCCTATTTGTTAGGTATGGCGCACGCGTGCCAGGAAGTAGATAGTTTGGAAATGGCCGATTGGGATATTCCGCTGTTCGGAATAGTGACTGATAAAGAGTTGATATTGGCGGGTAAGAAGTGA
- the ilvA gene encoding threonine ammonia-lyase, biosynthetic: MPESYIKRILNARIYDLAVETPLDEARLLSARTGNKVLLKREDLQPVFSFKLRGAYNKLLQLTEAERNRGVICASAGNHAQGVALGSQHLGIKATIVMPRTTPNIKVDAVKARGAKVVLHGDSYDEASAHAKKLTEEKGLTYIHPFDDPDVIAGQGTIAMEILRQHPGKIDAIFIAVGGGGLAAGIGAYIKFVRPETKIIAVESDESACLYAAMDKKKRVVLPQVGIFADGIAVAQIGEETFRVLRKVVDECITVTTDEICAGIKDIFEDTRSIAEPAGATGVAGLKKYVAQHGITGQTLVAIDCGANINFDRLRYISERTEIGEQREAILAVTIPERPGAYKEFCKALGKRNITEFNYRYADAKSAKIFVGIQVAAGGKDRADLVSELREQGYDLVDMTENELAKLHIRHLVGGHAPQATDEVLYRFEFPERPGALMTFLTKVAGRWNISLFHYRNHGSASARVLVGMQVPKKDYAELKVFLNDLNYPYWDETKNEAYKFFLG, translated from the coding sequence ATGCCTGAATCCTACATAAAACGCATCCTCAATGCCCGCATCTACGATCTTGCGGTAGAAACCCCGCTTGACGAAGCGCGTCTGCTATCTGCCCGTACCGGCAACAAAGTCTTGCTCAAGCGCGAAGATTTGCAGCCGGTATTCTCATTTAAATTGCGCGGTGCCTATAACAAGCTGCTGCAATTGACGGAAGCAGAGCGCAATCGTGGTGTGATTTGTGCCTCTGCCGGTAATCACGCACAGGGTGTTGCACTCGGCTCGCAACACCTCGGGATTAAAGCCACCATCGTTATGCCACGCACCACACCCAACATTAAAGTGGATGCGGTAAAAGCGCGCGGCGCAAAAGTTGTGCTGCATGGCGACAGTTACGATGAAGCTTCTGCACACGCGAAAAAGCTCACCGAAGAAAAAGGCTTAACCTATATTCATCCCTTTGATGACCCGGACGTAATTGCAGGCCAAGGCACCATCGCAATGGAAATTTTGCGTCAGCATCCCGGTAAAATCGACGCGATTTTTATCGCAGTCGGCGGCGGTGGTTTGGCAGCGGGCATAGGCGCGTACATTAAATTCGTACGCCCCGAGACAAAAATTATTGCCGTGGAATCTGATGAGTCAGCGTGCCTCTATGCTGCCATGGATAAAAAGAAACGCGTAGTACTTCCGCAAGTTGGAATTTTTGCCGATGGTATTGCAGTAGCGCAAATTGGTGAAGAAACGTTCCGCGTACTGCGCAAAGTAGTGGACGAATGCATCACCGTCACCACCGATGAAATTTGCGCGGGCATTAAAGATATTTTTGAAGATACGCGTTCAATCGCAGAACCTGCGGGCGCAACGGGTGTTGCAGGCTTGAAAAAATATGTGGCGCAACACGGCATCACTGGCCAAACGCTGGTGGCCATTGATTGCGGCGCAAATATTAATTTTGATCGCCTGCGTTACATTAGCGAACGCACAGAAATTGGCGAACAGCGCGAAGCAATTTTGGCGGTAACAATTCCAGAGCGCCCCGGTGCCTACAAAGAATTTTGCAAAGCACTCGGTAAACGCAATATCACTGAATTTAATTATCGCTACGCAGATGCAAAATCGGCCAAAATTTTTGTCGGTATTCAAGTTGCTGCTGGCGGAAAAGATCGTGCAGATTTAGTGAGCGAATTGCGTGAGCAAGGTTATGACTTGGTAGATATGACTGAAAACGAATTGGCGAAATTACATATCCGCCATTTGGTAGGCGGCCACGCACCGCAGGCGACAGATGAAGTTCTGTATCGCTTTGAGTTCCCCGAACGCCCCGGTGCCTTAATGACTTTCCTAACCAAAGTTGCAGGCCGCTGGAATATTTCTCTGTTCCATTACCGCAACCACGGTTCGGCATCTGCGCGGGTGTTGGTGGGAATGCAGGTTCCTAAAAAAGATTACGCGGAATTAAAAGTGTTCCTAAATGATTTGAATTATCCATACTGGGATGAAACCAAAAATGAAGCTTATAAGTTCTTTTTAGGGTAA
- the rpiA gene encoding ribose-5-phosphate isomerase RpiA → MTQDELKKAVARAAVEYITPKLFNDSIIGVGTGSTANFFIDYLADIKTRFAGAVASSDASAERLKKLGIDVLDCNSVSELVVYVDGADESNAYLHLIKGGGAALTREKIVRAISKEFVCIADGSKWVDVLGKFPLPVEVIPMARSYVARELVKLGGAPVYREGVVTDNGNVILDVHNLQIIDPVGLENAINQITGVVTNGLFAAKPADVLLLGTADGVKTIKAL, encoded by the coding sequence ATGACCCAAGACGAGCTTAAAAAAGCTGTTGCCCGTGCAGCGGTTGAATACATCACCCCCAAATTATTTAACGATTCGATTATCGGTGTGGGCACTGGCTCTACTGCGAATTTTTTTATCGATTATCTAGCCGATATCAAAACCCGTTTTGCGGGCGCCGTGGCAAGTTCGGATGCTTCTGCCGAGCGCTTAAAAAAGTTGGGTATTGATGTGCTGGATTGCAATTCGGTGAGCGAGTTGGTTGTTTATGTAGATGGCGCCGATGAAAGTAACGCATATTTGCATTTGATTAAGGGTGGTGGCGCAGCGCTAACACGCGAGAAAATTGTGCGTGCGATTTCCAAAGAATTTGTTTGCATTGCCGATGGCAGCAAATGGGTGGATGTATTGGGTAAATTTCCCTTGCCAGTTGAAGTGATTCCAATGGCACGCTCTTACGTAGCGCGCGAGTTGGTAAAACTCGGTGGCGCGCCAGTGTACCGCGAAGGTGTTGTGACCGATAACGGCAACGTTATTCTGGACGTGCACAACCTGCAAATAATTGATCCGGTTGGATTGGAAAACGCTATCAACCAAATTACTGGCGTAGTTACCAATGGTTTATTTGCCGCCAAACCTGCAGATGTTTTATTGCTGGGAACCGCTGATGGCGTAAAAACTATTAAGGCTCTCTAG